The sequence TCTCATACGACTTCGAGTATTATCTTCCGATATCCATTAAAGAAGCAGTCCAATTATATGAGGATTTACAAAAGAAAGGAAAGGATCCGATTTATTTTTCAGGAGGAACAGAAATCATTACGCTAGGAAGATTAAATGCTGTAAAGACCGGGGCCGTCATTGATATTAAAGGGATACCAGAATGTAGAACATTCCAAACTCATAAGGAGCATTTATTAATTGGTGCAGCTACTACCTTGACTGATATCGAAGAGAGGAATCCTTTTCCATTATTAAGTAAAACCGTTAGTGAGATTGCTGATCGGACGGCCAGAAATAAAATTACAGCAGGTGGGAATATTTGCGGACAAATTTTTTATCGGGAAGCAGTCCTGCCTTTTTTATTATGTGATAGTGAAATGGTGATTGCGGGCTTAAACGGAATCAAAACTGTACCCATAAACGAAATTTTTAATGAAAAGCTTTTATTAGAACGCGGTGAATTACTTGTCGGAATTAAAACGGATATAAGCTATCTTGAACTACCATATGTCAGTATAAAAAGAAGAAGGCAATGGAATACAGGTTACCCACTTATTACTGTTGCGGCTTTAAAGGTTAATGGAAATATCAGAATAGCTATAAGCGGTCTGACTTCCTATCC is a genomic window of Niallia sp. XMNu-256 containing:
- a CDS encoding FAD binding domain-containing protein, coding for MISYDFEYYLPISIKEAVQLYEDLQKKGKDPIYFSGGTEIITLGRLNAVKTGAVIDIKGIPECRTFQTHKEHLLIGAATTLTDIEERNPFPLLSKTVSEIADRTARNKITAGGNICGQIFYREAVLPFLLCDSEMVIAGLNGIKTVPINEIFNEKLLLERGELLVGIKTDISYLELPYVSIKRRRQWNTGYPLITVAALKVNGNIRIAISGLTSYPFRSKQMEEQLNNKGSSLHQRIDEAIQTLTVPPLDDSEGSFQYRLFVLKNTLHDVFRQLEGEEQDNV